Genomic window (Vibrio sp. NTOU-M3):
TCTGTTTAAGAGTGATTCGCAACGCTTGGCATTTTTGCTATGCGTTGTGTTTGGTGTTTAAGGTGGTATGCGGAAGCATCGGTATTGCTTTGCTCACACCTTAACAGGGCGTTATGTTTTTCGGGTTAAGACATGTAATAATCATTTGCAAGTACACTAGTAACAAAGGGAAAAGTTATGCCATTTATTGCTTTTGAATCAGGTCAGTTAACGGATGAAGTAAAAGAAAAACTGATTGAAAAATTAACTGAAGTTTCAGTTGAAATAACGGGAATACCTAAAGAATTGTTCTTAGTCTCTATTCGAGAGCAACCGGATAATAATATTGCGGTTGGTGGTAAAAGCGTGGAACAAATCAAAAAAGAGATAGCAGAACAAACATAACAAAGCATTTAAGAGTGACTCACAACGCTTGGCGATCTCAGTTTAAACTTAGCTTTAGTGTTTAAGGTGCAGTGGTTTGGGTTAAGTGTTTGGCGTTGTTCACACCTTAATGCGGCGTTATATGAAAAATCGACATAAATCATATAATTAAGATCAATTTAATGAAGTGTACAATCCTTTTGGTTAATATGTTTGTAATTGCATATTTTACTTGAGGTATACATGGAAAATAATAATGAATATACATCACACTATAGTGATGACAGCTTTTGGGATAAGGTAAAAGGTTTTGCAAAAGTTGCAGGAGAGGCTGTTCTAGAACCTGCGTTAAAATTATATTACGCAGCAAGTGACCCGGATACTCCTGTGTGGGCTAAAACGGTTGTTTACGGCGCGCTTGGTTACTTTATTTCCCCTATTGATGCAATCCCTGATATCACTCCTGTTGTTGGTTTCACTGATGATCTTGGCGTTCTTGTTGCTGCTACTGCAACAATAGCCGTTCATATCAAAGACTCTCATTCAGCTAAGGCAAAAGAGACATTAAAGCAGTGGTTTGATTGATAAGGTAATTTTCATATAACAAAGCATTTAAGAGTGATTCCCAACGCTTGGCATTTTTTATTCCATCGTTGGGTTTTGTGTTTATGGTGGTATGGTTAGCTTTCGTAGTAGCGTTGCTCACACCTTAATGCGGCGTTATACAAATACAGGGATGAAAATGGAAATTACAGTTAAGAAAATATCGAAAAGGTCTCTTTTCAAAATGCTCTTTATCGGCTTTAGCTTAAGCTTCTTTGTTTTCTTTTTGATGTGTGGCATCGCATCCATATTTGGTGTGGAGACTGTAAAGTGGGAAGAAACTCCAGTAACGGGTGTATCAGGTCTGTTACTAGCATTAGCAATGTGGCCAATATTTAGTTTTTCCCTAGCATTGTTTATGTGGTGCTTTGTAGCATTTGGTTTGTGGATTTACTCTTTAGCTAAACCTCTTAAACTAGTCTTTAAAGAGACAGCAGAATCCAATTAACCATTTGTATAACAAGCAATTCAAGCTGATTCGCAACGCTCGGCGCTTTCGGTTTCAACTGATTTAGTGATTACGGTGAAGTGTTTGAGTAAGGTAGCAGCGTTGCTCACAACTTAATTGGGCGTTAGTTTTTAATCAGTAAATCAGTAAATCAGTAAATCAGTAAATCAGTAAATCAGTAAATCAGTAAATCAGTATTGAGGAATTAGTCTTGAACGAGATGATAGATATCTTAAAAGAATGGCCAACTCTTATCCAAGGGGCTATAGGTTCGGCGATATTTTGGTTGTTTCTATTAGTTGCACAAAAATTAGTTTCATCTGGAAGCAAGATCTTATCCACCAAGTCAAGAGAACAACGAGAAAGTTGGCTTATATCTCGTGCTGCTAAGCTTAGAGCT
Coding sequences:
- the dmpI gene encoding 4-oxalocrotonate tautomerase DmpI, translated to MPFIAFESGQLTDEVKEKLIEKLTEVSVEITGIPKELFLVSIREQPDNNIAVGGKSVEQIKKEIAEQT
- a CDS encoding YkvA family protein, whose protein sequence is MENNNEYTSHYSDDSFWDKVKGFAKVAGEAVLEPALKLYYAASDPDTPVWAKTVVYGALGYFISPIDAIPDITPVVGFTDDLGVLVAATATIAVHIKDSHSAKAKETLKQWFD